The Spirochaetota bacterium genome has a segment encoding these proteins:
- a CDS encoding HDOD domain-containing protein: MVDITNRKIISAKIEKGEPLKLLFKYVNEQVLMVLNSVLARLLSKNDQIYLLNSIITILRELIINALKANTKRAFFMKNNLDINDAPQYQKGMDKFKKEVVGDFDSIEDDLKRSDLYVQISFEHDSDMIKITVANNSPILTVELDRINYRIQKAIQYNDFSEAYSEIEDDTEGAGLGIVLTILLLKNMGIDAHNYNIEKTGKATITSLAIPSVLKSSEITTKVKEHILNEIDGIPTFPETIIQLQHLCRDPDSTMDAIVKNLKIDPALSSDVIKLSNSAGIVPGKRIEDIKTAVVTIGLKNLEAILLASNARRILNERYSSFEMIWEHCNRVAFYARNIALTFRQSAIVENVYMAGLLHDLGKIVLLATDKKLVKRIADIVNNRKITTTTMEEISIGISHSTIGSMISKNWNFPEYLVEAINYHHSPYNCSAKYRDVVYAIYLANMMVGIEDRRYSFYYIDEGILEKYNLLDINKFTELHAKIKTKFEPSKNS, translated from the coding sequence ATGGTTGATATAACCAATAGAAAAATAATATCCGCCAAGATAGAGAAGGGAGAACCTCTCAAACTTCTGTTTAAATACGTCAATGAACAGGTGCTCATGGTTCTCAACAGCGTGCTCGCGCGGCTCCTGTCGAAAAACGACCAGATATATCTTCTGAATTCCATAATCACCATCCTGCGCGAGCTCATTATCAACGCGCTGAAGGCGAACACGAAGCGGGCCTTTTTCATGAAGAACAATCTCGACATAAATGACGCCCCGCAGTACCAGAAAGGAATGGACAAGTTCAAGAAAGAGGTTGTGGGCGATTTCGACTCCATCGAGGACGATCTCAAGCGGAGCGATTTATATGTCCAGATTTCCTTCGAGCACGATTCGGACATGATCAAGATCACGGTGGCGAACAATTCGCCGATCCTGACCGTTGAGCTGGACCGGATCAATTACCGCATCCAGAAAGCGATCCAGTACAACGACTTTTCCGAAGCCTATTCGGAGATCGAGGACGATACCGAAGGTGCCGGCCTGGGCATCGTTCTGACCATACTGCTCCTGAAGAACATGGGCATCGACGCCCACAATTATAATATCGAGAAAACGGGAAAAGCCACCATCACCTCCCTCGCGATTCCTTCTGTCCTGAAATCGAGTGAAATAACCACGAAGGTGAAAGAGCACATTCTTAACGAGATCGACGGGATCCCGACCTTCCCGGAAACGATCATACAGCTCCAGCATCTCTGCCGGGACCCCGACTCAACCATGGACGCCATCGTCAAGAACCTGAAGATAGACCCGGCCCTGAGCTCGGACGTGATCAAGCTTTCAAACTCGGCGGGCATCGTCCCGGGCAAGCGCATCGAGGACATCAAGACCGCCGTGGTAACGATCGGCCTTAAGAATCTCGAGGCCATTCTCCTGGCGAGCAACGCGCGGCGCATCTTGAACGAGCGGTACAGCAGCTTCGAGATGATATGGGAGCACTGCAACAGGGTGGCATTTTACGCGCGGAACATCGCCTTGACCTTCCGGCAGTCCGCCATTGTGGAAAACGTGTACATGGCTGGCCTCCTCCACGACCTGGGAAAGATCGTGCTGCTGGCAACCGACAAAAAACTCGTCAAGAGGATCGCCGACATCGTGAACAACAGGAAAATCACCACGACCACCATGGAGGAAATATCCATCGGCATCAGCCACTCCACCATCGGATCAATGATTTCCAAGAACTGGAATTTCCCCGAATACCTCGTTGAGGCCATTAATTACCATCATTCGCCCTACAACTGCAGCGCCAAATACCGAGACGTCGTCTATGCCATTTACCTTGCCAACATGATGGTCGGCATCGAGGACCGGCGGTACAGCTTCTATTACATTGACGAGGGCATTCTCGAAAAGTATAATCTCCTGGATATAAACAAATTCACGGAGCTCCACGCCAAAATAAAGACCAAGTTCGAACCCTCGAAAAACAGTTGA